In Kocuria turfanensis, a single genomic region encodes these proteins:
- a CDS encoding FAD-dependent oxidoreductase — MDDPVPVLLLATSDPVSRGILGDELRRRYGADYEVVVCADHAHARAVLGGLRRWGRAVALIVGCYGPSDRDGLDLLRRAYADHPAAKRAVAVTWGDFASGPTVFRAIAQGHADLLVLRPERPRDEEFHGAITDALDDWHLAQGGGFEAVRMIGDQRDERAHTLRDTLVRNHIPVGFHPVGSPAAQRMLESLGLHDPALPVLVLQFTSPPTVLEDPSDPEIVEAFGLNRPPPTDKVFDVVIVGAGPAGLAAAVYASSEGLSTMVVEQQAVGGQAGTSSLIRNYPGFSRGVSGAHLAFRSFQQAWVFGTDFLFLRRVESLGTDGPVRTVTTSDGGVVRGRTVVVATGVDYRRLGVPQLEALVGRGVFYGAAVSEAPSLAGQRACVVGGGNSAGQAALHVAKYAEHVTLLVRGPSLAASMSSYLITQLEATRNVTVRYGTSVVGAREHDGCLTAVVVAPTGGPGAVPAEEVAEGVAEGVAEGVAEKNAAAGPEQVAEMGPEEITASALFVLIGSVPRTSWLPGSVERDRAGFLRTGGTGDPDGAGSGAPARSPLPLETSLPGVFAIGDVRAGSIKRVATAVGDGATVVSLLHGYLAGHPPAAPESPPAAPAAPAPPAARTADPGNPAGDALPG; from the coding sequence CGGCGCTGGGGCCGTGCGGTGGCCCTCATCGTGGGCTGCTACGGGCCGTCGGACCGCGACGGGCTGGACCTCCTGCGGCGCGCCTACGCCGACCACCCCGCCGCCAAGCGGGCCGTCGCGGTGACCTGGGGCGACTTCGCCAGCGGCCCCACCGTGTTCCGTGCCATCGCCCAGGGTCACGCCGACCTGCTCGTCCTGCGCCCCGAGCGTCCGCGCGACGAGGAGTTCCACGGCGCGATCACCGACGCCCTCGACGACTGGCACCTGGCCCAGGGCGGCGGGTTCGAGGCGGTCCGGATGATCGGGGACCAGCGCGACGAGCGGGCCCACACGCTGCGCGACACCCTGGTGCGCAACCACATCCCGGTGGGCTTCCATCCGGTCGGATCCCCGGCCGCGCAGCGGATGCTGGAGAGCCTGGGCCTGCACGACCCGGCGCTGCCGGTCCTGGTGCTGCAGTTCACCTCGCCGCCGACGGTCCTGGAGGATCCCAGCGACCCGGAGATCGTGGAGGCCTTCGGGCTGAACCGGCCGCCGCCGACGGACAAGGTCTTCGACGTCGTCATCGTCGGTGCCGGTCCCGCCGGTCTCGCCGCGGCGGTCTACGCCTCCTCCGAGGGTCTCTCCACCATGGTCGTGGAGCAGCAGGCCGTGGGCGGCCAGGCCGGCACCAGTTCGCTGATCCGCAACTACCCGGGCTTCTCCCGCGGGGTGAGCGGCGCCCACCTGGCCTTCCGCTCCTTCCAGCAGGCCTGGGTCTTCGGCACGGACTTCCTGTTCCTGCGGCGGGTGGAGAGCCTCGGGACCGACGGGCCCGTACGCACGGTGACCACGTCCGACGGCGGCGTGGTGCGGGGCCGCACGGTGGTGGTGGCCACCGGCGTGGACTACCGGCGCCTCGGCGTACCGCAGCTCGAGGCCCTGGTGGGGCGGGGGGTCTTCTACGGCGCCGCCGTCTCCGAGGCGCCGTCGCTGGCCGGGCAGCGTGCCTGTGTGGTGGGGGGCGGCAACTCGGCGGGGCAGGCGGCCCTGCACGTCGCGAAGTACGCGGAGCACGTGACGCTGCTGGTCCGGGGGCCCTCGCTCGCGGCCAGCATGTCCAGCTATCTGATCACCCAGCTCGAGGCGACCCGCAACGTGACGGTTCGCTACGGGACCTCGGTGGTGGGCGCCCGCGAGCACGACGGGTGCCTCACCGCCGTCGTGGTCGCCCCCACCGGCGGTCCCGGCGCCGTCCCCGCGGAGGAGGTCGCGGAGGGGGTCGCGGAGGGGGTCGCGGAGGGGGTCGCGGAGAAGAATGCGGCGGCCGGCCCGGAGCAGGTCGCGGAGATGGGTCCGGAGGAGATTACGGCGTCCGCGCTGTTCGTGCTGATCGGTTCGGTGCCGCGGACGTCGTGGCTGCCCGGGTCGGTGGAGCGCGACCGCGCCGGGTTCCTGCGCACGGGCGGCACGGGGGATCCCGACGGCGCCGGGAGCGGCGCACCGGCCAGGTCGCCGCTGCCCCTGGAGACCAGTCTTCCGGGCGTCTTCGCGATCGGCGACGTCCGGGCCGGCTCGATCAAGCGCGTGGCGACCGCCGTGGGGGACGGCGCTACCGTGGTCTCGCTCCTGCACGGCTACCTGGCCGGGCACCCGCCGGCCGCCCCGGAGTCTCCCCCGGCCGCTCCTGCCGCCCCGGCCCCGCCCGCGGCCCGGACGGCCGATCCCGGGAACCCGGCCGGCGATGCGCTCCCCGGCTGA